From the genome of Paraburkholderia largidicola:
TCGAGCTGGCTGCTCGATTCGTCCCGTTTCAGGTCCGACAGCTGCTTGCGCATCCGCATGTAGCCGGCGGACAGGATCGATGAACACACAACGAGTGACGCCGAAATACCAGACAGCAGCTTGACGAGCGAAAAATCCTCGGTAGTCGCCATTGACGAACTAGCTCCCATGAAAGCTGCATAAAAAAAGCCGCCCGAAGGCGGCCGATGGCAAAGCGACACTTGACACTAGACCCTAAAGGTCTATTATTCGGCTCAGTGGTAGCGCATCCGCGCAGCCCTCATCCCGAAAGGACAGACCATGAAATTTACTTTTCGCGTTCGCGCGCGCCCACACCTCCATGCAATACACGCCTCCGACAACGAAGGATCTTGCCGACCTGAAAAAAGAGCTGGGTATGACCGGCAAACAACTGGCGGAGTTGTTCGGCATAGCGGGCGATCATCAGTGGCGAAAATACACAGGCGGCAATGCGCCGCGCCCAATGGCGCCGCAAATGCTGTTCTTCGCGATGGCTCGCCTCGAGCTAGACGGCGAGACAATCGAACGTGTGTTGCAGCGTATGCGCCGGGTCGGTGCGACGATCGACCTGACCGGCGAGCCCGATTTCCTGGTGCAAGGTGGAGAGCCACAGCTATAGCAATGTCACTGGGTTGCGCGGCTACGCTTAGCGCATGCGGGGGTGGTAATGGTGGAAAACCCGGCAACGCGCAGCCGGATCAACCGGCCTCGACCACTCAGCCCGCCTCGACACCGGTAGCTTCACCCATTCCGGTGATTATTGACGCCGAGGGCGATTCGACAATGTGGGGTTATCAATTAATCAACGGCGCATATGGACAGACGCCGAACAACCCACCTGCCTTGTTGCAGCAGCTGCTGCGAAATCAGTTCGGCACGTCGGCGATATCCGTTGAAAACAGGGCCGTTCCAGGCGCAACCCTCGAAGATCGAATCGCGGGAAGCGTCGTCTACGACAAACCATTCTCCGTATCGATCGCCCAGGAGCCAGCGAAGATCGTCCTCCTTAACTTCGCAATCAACGATTCGAACCCCGGCAACAACGAGTCGCCAGCGCTATTCCAGAACGATCTGCTGGAGTTCATCGCGCTGGCATGGGCTCAGGGGAAAATTGTCGTACTGGAAGAGCCGAATCCCGTGACGAACCCAGTGTATGCGAATCTGGCCACCTACTCACTAGTCATTGACAATGTGGCACAGACAATGAACGTCCCACTGGTAAAGCAATACGCATACATTCAGTCATTGCCGAACTGGCAATCGATGCTGACCGACGGTGGTCACCCGAACGACGCACTATATGCGATCAAAGCGCAGCGCGAGGCTGACGTGATCGGGCCGATCGTAAAGTCGCTCCTGCGAAACTAGCCTCCGTCAACCGTAAGGAATGGAAAGCCGCTTGAGGTATCATGAGCGGCTCGTCTTACCGCTCCTTACAATGAATTCCAACAGAAGACTGATCGAGCTTGACGCACTGCGCGGCGTCGCAATTATCTTCGTCATCTTCGATCACTCGATTATGTTTATTCCATGGGACATATGGGGTGGAAAATTCATCGCTCCATTTCCGGGAGTCACATTATTCTTTGTGATTTCTGGATACTCAATCACGCTTTCTCTATTCGCACACCGACGCACGTCAACCGCATCATCCATCAAAGCCTTCATGTGGCGGCGATTCTGGCGGATTCAGCCGCTCTCGTTGATCTGGGTTGGATTGATTTTGTTAGGGTCGACGATTGCAAACACCGCTGGATATTTTGGGTCTACCACTCAAAACCTTGAGAGTTCCTTTTATGTGCTGACTATGCTCGCAAACTGGAAATTCGTGAGCAGGGAAAGCTTAGGCGCATTCGGTGTCTATTGGTCACTGGCGATCGAGGAACAATTTTACTTAATTTATCCCTTCGTTTTCTTCGGCCTGAAGAGCAAGCGTGCCTTGTTATGGGCTTGCATCGCCGCGTTCGTCGCACTTGAGCCTTTTGTGCGGAACCCGTACCTGACAGAGCATCTAGGTCGATTTTCACTTCTAGGCGAATTTCTGCAGGGGCCTTGGTATCAACCGATTTTAGTAGGCGTGATCGTCTACATCGTTTCTGAAAGTTTCGTAGCAAGATTCGACACAAAGTATGATCG
Proteins encoded in this window:
- a CDS encoding XRE family transcriptional regulator; the encoded protein is MQYTPPTTKDLADLKKELGMTGKQLAELFGIAGDHQWRKYTGGNAPRPMAPQMLFFAMARLELDGETIERVLQRMRRVGATIDLTGEPDFLVQGGEPQL
- a CDS encoding SGNH/GDSL hydrolase family protein, which translates into the protein MSLGCAATLSACGGGNGGKPGNAQPDQPASTTQPASTPVASPIPVIIDAEGDSTMWGYQLINGAYGQTPNNPPALLQQLLRNQFGTSAISVENRAVPGATLEDRIAGSVVYDKPFSVSIAQEPAKIVLLNFAINDSNPGNNESPALFQNDLLEFIALAWAQGKIVVLEEPNPVTNPVYANLATYSLVIDNVAQTMNVPLVKQYAYIQSLPNWQSMLTDGGHPNDALYAIKAQREADVIGPIVKSLLRN
- a CDS encoding acyltransferase family protein, with the protein product MNSNRRLIELDALRGVAIIFVIFDHSIMFIPWDIWGGKFIAPFPGVTLFFVISGYSITLSLFAHRRTSTASSIKAFMWRRFWRIQPLSLIWVGLILLGSTIANTAGYFGSTTQNLESSFYVLTMLANWKFVSRESLGAFGVYWSLAIEEQFYLIYPFVFFGLKSKRALLWACIAAFVALEPFVRNPYLTEHLGRFSLLGEFLQGPWYQPILVGVIVYIVSESFVARFDTKYDRPLRILGFGCMLLMPALYILTRDASLIFDGSQLFYTPVLSGCVVFAAALSQRNAAFVGSKALSWVGTRSYGLYLSHFPCSMLMREFWHAVAPAPNGAGTLLVITGFSSYAIVTLGVTEVLHRFVELPLMEYGRRSAERLFQRQHETPSVRDQRHLTSIDRQSP